One Brassica oleracea var. oleracea cultivar TO1000 chromosome C7, BOL, whole genome shotgun sequence genomic window carries:
- the LOC106302413 gene encoding LOW QUALITY PROTEIN: ABC transporter B family member 5-like (The sequence of the model RefSeq protein was modified relative to this genomic sequence to represent the inferred CDS: inserted 1 base in 1 codon), which produces MKKGIIEEXAKTVPFYKLFSFSDSTDVLLMIVGSIGAIGNGLGFPLMTLLFGDLIDTVGRNLFTNDIVELISKICLKFVYLGLGTFVAAFLQVSCWVITGERQAARIRSLYLKTILRQDIVFFDVETNTGEVVGRMSGDTVLILDAMGEKVGKFIQLFVTFLGGYALAFVKGWLLTLVMLTSIPLLAMAGAATSLIFTKASSQQQAAYAKASTIAEQTCGSIRTVASFTGEKQATSSYKELINSAYKSSVKQGLSTGLGFGVMFLVFFCSYALAIWFGGEMILRKGYTGGAVINVMIIVVASSMSLGQAAPCLTSFAAGQAAAYKMFETIKRKPVIDSFDLNGKVLEDIQGEIELRDVCFSYPARPREEVFGGFSLMIPSGKTTALVGESGSGKSTVISLIERFYDPNSGQVLIDGVDLKEFQLKWIRGKIGLVGQEPVLFSSSIMENIGYGKEGARVQEIEAAAKLANAAKFIDKLPWGLETMVGEHGTQLSGGQKQRIAIARAILKDPRILLLDEATSALDAESERVVQEALDRVMVNRTTVIVAHRLSTVRNADMIAVLHRGKIVEEGSHLELLKDHEGAYSQLIRLQEINTESRRLEISNGQQDGSIRNESSRGNSVSRMHNDDGSVSVLGLLAGQENTEKPKDMPQDVSITRIAALNKPEAPILILGTLVCALDGAIFPIFGLLFAKVIIAFFQPPHELRSDSRFWSIIFVLLGVLSLVVYPIHMSLFAVAGGRLIRRIRSMCFEKVVHMEVGWFDEPENPSGPMGARLSADAALIRTLVGDSLALTVKNVASAVAGIIIAFVISWELAVIILVMIPLTGINNYVQVKFMKGFSADAKTKYEEASQIANDAVGSIRTVASFCAEEKVIEMYKKRCEDSIKSGTKQGVVAGLGFGLSFFVLYSVYAACFYAGARLVKDGRTTYNGVFQVFLALTMTTIGISAASSFAPDSGKAKSAAVSVFGIIDRKSKIDSRDESGMVLENVKGDIDFCHIEFAYQTRPDIQIFRDLCFSIRAGKTVALVGESGSGKSTVISLLQRFYDPDSGHITLDGVELKKLQLKWLRKQMGLVGQEPVLFNDTIRANIAYGKGGEEATEAEIVAASELCNAHKFISSIQQGYDTVVGERGIQLSGGQKQRVAIARAIVKEPKILLLDEATSALDAESERVVQDALDQVMVNRTTIVVAHRLSTIKNADVIAVVKNGVIAEKGTHETLMNIKGGVYASLVQLHMSAF; this is translated from the exons ATGAAGAAGGGGATAATCGAAG AGGCAAAGACGGTACCATTCTACAAACTGTTTTCTTTCTCAGATTCTACCGATGTGTTGTTGATGATCGTTGGTTCGATCGGAGCTATCGGAAACGGTCTTGGTTTTCCGTTGATGACATTATTGTTTGGTGATCTTATTGATACGGTTGGTCGAAACCTATTCACAAACGACATTGTTGAGTTAATCTCCAAG ATTTGTTTAAAATTTGTCTACCTTGGACTTGGGACATTTGTAGCAGCCTTTCTTC AGGTGTCTTGCTGGGTGATTACGGGAGAAAGACAAGCTGCAAGGATAAGGAGTTTATATCTGAAGACAATTCTAAGACAAGACATTGTATTCTTCGATGTCGAAACAAACACAGGCGAAGTTGTTGGTCGTATGTCAGGTGATACTGTTCTTATACTAGATGCTATGGGCGAGAAG GTTGGGAAATTTATACAGTTGTTTGTAACATTCTTGGGTGGATATGCATTAGCGTTTGTGAAAGGATGGTTACTTACACTTGTTATGTTAACCTCAATTCCTCTTCTAGCTATGGCTGGTGCAGCTACGTCGCTTATTTTCACTAAAGCTTCTTCTCAACAGCAAGCTGCTTATGCCAAAGCATCAACTATTGCTGAACAAACTTGCGGGTCTATTCGAACC GTTGCTTCATTCACGGGAGAGAAGCAGGCGACTAGTAGCTACAAAGAGTTGATAAACTCGGCCTATAAATCGAGTGTCAAGCAAGGTCTCTCTACGGGTTTAGGGTTTGGAGTAATGTTCTTGGTGTTCTTTTGTAGCTATGCGTTGGCTATATGGTTTGGTGGAGAGATGATACTCAGAAAAGGGTATACAGGTGGTGCAGTGATTAATGTAATGATCATTGTGGTCGCGAGTTCGAT GTCTTTAGGGCAAGCAGCGCCATGTCTAACCTCATTTGCAGCTGGTCAAGCTGCAGCTTATAAAATGTTTGAAACAATAAAAAGAAAGCCAGTGATTGATTCTTTTGATCTAAACGGGAAGGTTTTAGAAGATATACAAGGCGAAATAGAGCTGAGAGATGTGTGTTTTAGTTACCCTGCAAGGCCTAGAGAAGAGGTCTTTGGAGGATTCTCTCTGATGATCCCAAGTGGCAAAACTACTGCTTTGGTAGGAGAAAGCGGCAGCGGGAAATCTACTGTGATCAGTTTAATAGAAAGGTTCTATGATCCGAATTCTGGCCAAGTGCTTATTGATGGTGTTGACTTGAAGGAGTTTCAGCTGAAATGGATTAGAGGAAAGATTGGATTGGTTGGTCAAGAACCGGTTCTGTTTTCTTCAAGTATAATGGAGAATATTGGGTACGGGAAAGAGGGAGCAAGAGTTCAAGAGATAGAAGCAGCTGCAAAGCTAGCAAACGCAGCTAAGTTTATCGATAAGTTGCCTTGGGGTTTGGAGACAATGGTAGGTGAACATGGAACTCAGCTCTCAGGAGGACAGAAACAGAGGATTGCAATCGCTAGGGCCATACTTAAAGATCCAAGGATTTTGCTGTTAGATGAAGCGACAAGTGCTCTTGATGCAGAATCCGAACGAGTGGTTCAAGAAGCTTTAGATAGGGTGATGGTTAACCGGACTACTGTGATTGTCGCACATCGGTTAAGCACAGTGAGAAATGCTGATATGATTGCTGTTCTTCACCGTGGAAAGATAGTTGAAGAAG GTTCACATTTGGAGTTACTCAAGGATCATGAAGGGGCTTATTCACAACTTATACGGCTACAAGAGATAAACACAGAATCAAGACGATTAGAGATTTCAAATGGACAGCAAGACGGATCTATCAGGAATGAATCATCAAGAGGAAATAGTGTCAGTAGGATGCATAATGATGATGGATCTGTTTCTGTTCTTGGTTTACTTGCAGGACAAGAAAACACTGAAAAGCCTAAAGATATGCCCCAAGATGTGTCGATTACACGAATTGCTGCTCTTAACAAACCGGAGGCTCCCATTCTCATACTTGGAACCTTAGTATGCGCACTTGATGGCGCTATATTCCCAATCTTCGGACTCCTCTTTGCTAAAGTTATCATAGCTTTCTTCCAACCACCTCATGAGCTGAGGAGCGATTCGAGATTCTGGTCGATAATATTTGTGCTTCTTGGTGTACTCTCTTTGGTAGTGTATCCAATACATATGTCTTTGTTTGCTGTAGCTGGGGGGAGACTGATTCGTAGGATAAGATCAATGTGTTTTGAGAAAGTTGTTCACATGGAGGTTGGGTGGTTTGATGAGCCCGAGAACCCGAGTGGTCCCATGGGAGCAAGGCTCTCTGCTGATGCAGCCTTGATCAGGACACTTGTGGGCGACTCTTTGGCTCTAACTGTCAAGAACGTTGCATCCGCAGTGGCGGGAATAATCATAGCTTTTGTGATTAGTTGGGAGTTAGCTGTTATTATCTTAGTAATGATTCCTTTAACAGGAATCAATAATTACGTTCAGGTTAAGTTCATGAAAGGCTTCAGTGCAGACGCAAAG ACAAAGTACGAGGAGGCGAGTCAAATAGCGAACGATGCGGTTGGGAGTATAAGAACGGTTGCATCTTTCTGTGCGGAGGAGAAAGTGATAGAGATGTATAAGAAACGATGTGAAGATTCGATCAAATCGGGAACGAAGCAAGGAGTAGTCGCAGGATTAGGGTTTGGTCTCTCCTTCTTCGTTCTTTACTCTGTCTATGCTGCTTGTTTCTACGCAGGTGCTAGATTGGTTAAAGACGGAAGGACAACCTACAACGGTGTTTTTCAG GTTTTCTTAGCATTGACGATGACAACAATTGGGATTTCTGCGGCGAGTTCTTTCGCTCCTGATTCAGGCAAAGCTAAGAGTGCTGCTGTTTCAGTTTTCGGAATCATCGATAGGAAATCAAAGATAGACTCGAGAGATGAATCAGGGATGGTGTTGGAGAATGTAAAGGGAGATATCGATTTTTGTCACATAGAGTTTGCTTACCAAACTAGACCTGATATTCAGATATTTCGTGATCTTTGTTTCTCCATTCGTGCCGGAAAG ACTGTTGCTTTGGTCGGAGAAAGTGGATCAGGCAAATCTACGGTTATATCTCTGTTACAGAGGTTTTACGATCCAGATTCGGGTCATATCACTTTAGACGGAGTTGAGCTCAAGAAGCTGCAACTGAAATGGCTGAGAAAACAAATGGGGCTTGTAGGGCAAGAGCCTGTACTGTTCAACGACACAATACGAGCCAACATTGCTTATGGAAAGGGAGGAGAAGAAGCAACCGAGGCTGAGATCGTAGCTGCTTCCGAGCTCTGTAATGCTCATAAATTCATCTCTAGTATACAACAG GGTTACGATACGGTGGTCGGGGAGAGAGGGATACAGTTATCAGGAGGACAGAAGCAGCGCGTGGCAATTGCACGTGCCATCGTGAAAGAGCCGAAGATCTTGTTACTGGACGAAGCGACGAGCGCGTTGGACGCAGAATCAGAGCGTGTGGTTCAGGACGCACTTGACCAGGTGATGGTGAACCGGACCACCATCGTGGTGGCTCACAGGCTTTCGACGATCAAGAATGCTGACGTCATCGCCGTAGTGAAGAACGGTGTGATCGCGGAGAAAGGGACGCACGAGACGTTGATGAATATCAAAGGTGGTGTTTATGCTTCCCTCGTTCAACTTCACATGAGTGCTTTCTAA